A region of Pyxidicoccus parkwaysis DNA encodes the following proteins:
- a CDS encoding metallophosphoesterase family protein has protein sequence MKLYAISDLHLRHPDNKQALLAMPAHPEDWLIVAGDVGETLAEMELMLRTLTERFRQVLWVPGNHELWTMPSEQPALRGEARYQRLVALCRSYGALTPEDPYPRWPGEGPARVLVPMFLGYDYSFRPDHVPAEKALEWAWEEDLLCTDEVLLHPEPYLSRAAWCAARVESTLARLQALPADCRTVLINHYPLRYEHVRLPRIPRFSIWCGTKRTEDWHTRFRADVVVSGHLHMPATLWRDGVRFEEVSLGYPMQWKHRGGGGLERFMREILPGPAVRPH, from the coding sequence ATGAAGCTCTACGCCATCAGTGACTTGCACCTGCGTCACCCGGACAACAAGCAGGCCCTCCTGGCCATGCCCGCGCATCCAGAGGACTGGCTCATCGTCGCGGGCGACGTGGGCGAGACGCTGGCGGAGATGGAATTGATGCTGCGCACCCTCACCGAGCGCTTCCGGCAGGTGCTCTGGGTGCCGGGCAACCACGAGCTGTGGACGATGCCCTCGGAGCAGCCGGCCCTGCGGGGCGAGGCGCGCTACCAGCGGCTGGTGGCGCTGTGCCGCAGCTACGGCGCGCTCACGCCGGAGGACCCCTACCCGCGCTGGCCCGGTGAGGGGCCCGCGCGCGTCCTGGTGCCCATGTTCCTGGGCTACGACTACTCGTTCCGTCCGGACCACGTGCCGGCGGAGAAGGCGCTGGAGTGGGCGTGGGAGGAGGACCTGCTGTGCACGGACGAGGTGCTCCTGCATCCGGAGCCCTACCTCAGCCGGGCCGCGTGGTGCGCCGCGCGTGTGGAGTCCACGCTGGCGCGCCTGCAGGCGCTGCCGGCGGATTGCCGGACGGTGCTCATCAACCACTACCCGCTGCGCTACGAGCACGTGCGGCTGCCGCGCATCCCCCGCTTCTCCATCTGGTGCGGCACGAAGCGCACGGAGGACTGGCACACGCGCTTCCGCGCGGACGTGGTGGTCTCCGGACACCTGCACATGCCCGCGACGCTGTGGCGCGACGGCGTGCGCTTCGAGGAGGTGTCGCTCGGCTACCCCATGCAGTGGAAGCACCGGGGCGGCGGAGGCCTGGAGCGCTTCATGCGCGAAATCCTCCCCGGCCCCGCCGTCCGGCCGCACTGA
- a CDS encoding response regulator, which translates to MLTFLFVDEDPRSLAALRRLVRDLPGCKRFARGVAEALALVTEEPPAVVVSSALLPDGDGLNLLEQVRARYPRTLCALHAALPPLSLRALGITWMDRAAPPSELHALLRSLCAGAVASPA; encoded by the coding sequence ATGTTGACCTTCCTGTTCGTGGACGAAGACCCGCGCTCGCTCGCGGCGCTGCGGCGTCTGGTGAGGGATTTGCCAGGCTGCAAGCGCTTCGCGCGTGGCGTGGCGGAGGCGCTCGCCCTCGTGACAGAAGAACCTCCCGCCGTCGTGGTGAGCAGTGCATTGCTGCCAGATGGTGACGGACTGAACCTGTTGGAGCAGGTGCGCGCGCGCTACCCACGCACCCTCTGCGCGCTGCACGCGGCGCTGCCTCCGCTGTCGCTGCGCGCGCTCGGAATCACCTGGATGGACCGCGCCGCGCCGCCCTCCGAGCTCCACGCGCTCCTGCGCTCGCTGTGCGCGGGCGCGGTGGCCAGTCCGGCCTGA